One genomic region from Mycobacterium basiliense encodes:
- a CDS encoding cytochrome c biogenesis CcdA family protein — translation MNQPLVGLAFAAGLVAAVNPCGFALLPAYLLLVVRGQRTVEQQTISPIGAVGRALAATVGMALGFVTVFGAFAALTISAATTVQRYLPYVTILIGIMLTVLGVWLLLGRELAMLTPRPFGPRWAPTARLGSMYGYGVSYAIASLSCTVGPFLAVTGAGLRAGSTLGSVAIYVAYTAGFTLVVGVLAIAAATASSALADRLRRMLPMVNRLSGGLLILVGLYVAYYGWYEVRLIAGRLADPRDGVIGAAGRLQGVLAGWVHQHGTWPWAVLLIVLVIAALVASWLRRARRRSAQSGDDTIFAPKCS, via the coding sequence GTGAACCAGCCTCTGGTCGGTTTGGCCTTCGCCGCCGGTTTGGTGGCTGCAGTGAACCCGTGCGGTTTTGCCTTGCTGCCGGCCTATCTGCTGTTGGTGGTGCGCGGGCAGCGCACCGTCGAGCAGCAAACGATTTCGCCGATCGGCGCCGTCGGCCGGGCGCTGGCGGCCACCGTAGGGATGGCACTTGGGTTTGTGACGGTGTTCGGTGCCTTCGCCGCGCTCACCATCTCGGCTGCGACGACGGTGCAGCGCTACCTGCCTTACGTGACAATTTTGATCGGCATCATGCTGACCGTGCTCGGTGTTTGGCTGTTGTTGGGGCGCGAGCTGGCGATGCTGACACCCCGACCGTTCGGTCCACGCTGGGCGCCGACGGCACGGTTGGGTTCCATGTATGGATATGGCGTCAGTTATGCGATCGCCTCGCTGTCGTGCACCGTCGGCCCGTTTCTTGCGGTCACCGGCGCTGGTCTGCGAGCGGGCTCGACGTTGGGCAGCGTGGCAATCTACGTGGCCTACACCGCGGGTTTCACCCTGGTCGTCGGAGTTCTTGCGATTGCCGCCGCGACCGCGAGTTCGGCGCTGGCCGACCGATTGCGCCGCATGCTGCCGATGGTCAACCGCCTCAGTGGTGGATTGCTAATCCTGGTCGGGCTGTATGTCGCCTACTACGGCTGGTATGAGGTACGGCTGATCGCTGGCCGGCTGGCAGATCCGCGGGACGGGGTGATCGGGGCGGCCGGGCGCCTCCAAGGTGTGTTGGCTGGCTGGGTTCACCAGCACGGCACGTGGCCGTGGGCGGTGCTGCTGATCGTCTTGGTAATCGCCGCGTTGGTCGCCAGTTGGCTCCGGCGCGCTCGGCGCCGCTCGGCGCAATCCGGCGATGACACCATCTTCGCACCAAAGTGCAGTTGA
- a CDS encoding histidine kinase, translating into MDLQPYVDAVRHELNLAAAAAGADAQQLAGRLSAPLESAMRLALLEALSAAAEEISGELAPRSVEVRLRGRDPEFVVSAALDEPAFDILETTEGDADTMAGYDHDGGIWRVTLRLPEGLRAGVEAAARQDGSSLNAWLVRAAAGASQRAGRAGRKGAHHVTGWVR; encoded by the coding sequence ATGGATCTGCAGCCCTATGTCGACGCGGTGCGTCATGAACTGAATCTGGCTGCGGCGGCTGCGGGAGCCGATGCGCAACAGTTGGCCGGCCGGTTGAGCGCTCCGCTGGAGTCGGCGATGCGGCTGGCCCTGCTGGAAGCGTTGTCGGCGGCCGCGGAGGAGATCAGCGGCGAACTCGCGCCGCGGTCGGTGGAGGTCCGGCTGCGGGGTCGGGATCCGGAGTTCGTCGTCAGCGCCGCGCTCGACGAACCCGCTTTCGACATCTTGGAAACCACCGAAGGCGATGCAGACACCATGGCCGGCTACGACCACGACGGTGGCATCTGGCGGGTGACGTTGCGTCTCCCCGAGGGATTGCGGGCAGGTGTAGAGGCGGCGGCGCGCCAAGATGGATCGTCGCTAAACGCTTGGCTGGTGCGCGCCGCGGCCGGGGCCAGTCAGCGCGCCGGCCGGGCCGGCCGCAAAGGTGCCCACCACGTGACCGGTTGGGTGCGCTGA
- a CDS encoding DUF4097 family beta strand repeat-containing protein produces MPTFETPEPISVRIEAGTGSVRLLATDRIDTVVEVRPRDESSSSDVWAAEHVRVECGDGKLLVSGPKRGLPRFGVGVVDVKIALPSRSRVSASLASAAMSAEGEFTDFRFASGSGNIEVDRVSGKLKAANASGSVAVHTVAGYASVTNASGAVRIDSLDGDARVKAASGALTVGTLRGNLKARTAAGSVTVAAAVCGSVLVHTGSGGVAVGVVEGTAVRLDLVTGSGVVTNLLTPTDGPATGDQTLVLRVRSASADIDIHRASPAPHAVVG; encoded by the coding sequence ATGCCGACATTTGAGACCCCCGAACCGATCAGCGTGCGCATCGAAGCCGGCACCGGGTCGGTCCGCCTACTTGCCACCGATCGGATCGACACCGTCGTTGAGGTGCGCCCTCGCGATGAGTCGTCCAGCTCGGATGTTTGGGCGGCCGAGCATGTCCGCGTCGAATGTGGCGACGGCAAGCTGCTCGTTTCCGGCCCCAAGCGCGGCCTGCCCCGGTTTGGTGTCGGAGTCGTCGACGTCAAGATTGCGCTGCCGTCCCGATCGCGGGTGTCCGCGTCGCTCGCGTCGGCCGCTATGAGCGCCGAAGGCGAGTTCACCGATTTCCGGTTTGCGTCGGGTAGCGGGAACATCGAGGTCGACCGGGTGAGCGGAAAACTCAAGGCGGCCAACGCCTCCGGGTCGGTCGCCGTGCATACGGTCGCCGGCTACGCGTCGGTGACAAACGCTTCGGGCGCGGTCCGCATCGACAGCCTCGACGGTGACGCCAGGGTCAAAGCCGCCAGCGGGGCGCTCACCGTCGGGACTCTGCGCGGCAACCTGAAGGCACGGACGGCAGCTGGATCGGTGACGGTCGCGGCCGCCGTTTGCGGCTCGGTGCTAGTGCACACTGGCAGCGGTGGGGTAGCGGTGGGGGTCGTCGAAGGCACTGCGGTGCGGCTAGACCTCGTCACCGGATCCGGCGTTGTCACCAATCTGTTGACGCCGACCGACGGCCCCGCGACGGGTGATCAGACCCTCGTCCTACGGGTACGCAGCGCGTCCGCTGATATTGACATTCATCGGGCGAGCCCGGCGCCCCATGCCGTTGTCGGGTAG
- a CDS encoding DUF2631 domain-containing protein, with product MASTEVEPLAVDTAEVPSAGWGWSRINYRTWHIVGFFIFGFLLAMLRGNHVGHVEDWFLIGFAALALFVLVRDLWGRRRGWIR from the coding sequence GTGGCCAGTACTGAGGTGGAACCGCTCGCCGTCGACACCGCTGAGGTGCCGTCCGCGGGCTGGGGATGGAGCCGGATCAACTACCGCACCTGGCATATTGTCGGGTTCTTCATTTTCGGATTCCTGCTGGCGATGCTGCGAGGCAATCACGTCGGCCATGTCGAAGACTGGTTTCTGATCGGGTTTGCCGCACTGGCGTTGTTCGTCCTGGTAAGAGACCTGTGGGGCCGACGGCGCGGTTGGATCAGATAG
- a CDS encoding fasciclin domain-containing protein, which translates to MKFHNPAISFAAAAAVGLAMASAPTAVASPTGALVGPGCAAYAQEVPTGPGSVAGMAADPVAVAASNNPMLTTLTSALSGRLNPQVNLVDTLNGGQFTVFAPTNDAFGKLDAATIDSLKTDAPLLKKILTYHVVPGQLSPAQVVGTHATVEGASVTVTGSGNSLEVGDAAVVCGGVQTANAQVYMIDTVLMPPM; encoded by the coding sequence ATGAAATTTCACAATCCAGCAATCAGTTTCGCGGCGGCGGCCGCGGTCGGTCTTGCGATGGCCTCGGCACCGACAGCGGTGGCCAGCCCCACCGGCGCCCTGGTAGGCCCTGGCTGCGCTGCATACGCCCAGGAAGTGCCCACCGGCCCTGGGTCGGTGGCCGGGATGGCGGCCGACCCGGTCGCGGTGGCCGCGTCGAACAACCCGATGCTGACCACGTTGACCTCAGCGCTGTCGGGCCGACTCAACCCCCAGGTGAACCTGGTGGACACCCTCAACGGCGGCCAATTCACGGTTTTCGCGCCCACCAATGATGCGTTCGGCAAGCTCGACGCCGCAACGATCGACTCGTTGAAGACCGACGCACCACTGTTGAAGAAGATCCTCACCTACCACGTGGTGCCCGGGCAGCTGAGCCCAGCGCAGGTTGTCGGCACACACGCCACCGTTGAGGGCGCTTCGGTGACCGTGACGGGTTCCGGCAACAGCCTCGAGGTCGGCGACGCCGCTGTCGTCTGCGGCGGCGTTCAAACGGCCAACGCCCAGGTGTACATGATCGACACGGTGCTGATGCCGCCCATGTAG
- a CDS encoding cytochrome c biogenesis protein DipZ, translating into MVTLALVGFIGGLITGISPCILPVLPVIFFSGARAGRQDTPAADPSAQTSRPYRVIAGLVVSFSAVTLAGSALLSLLHLRQDTLRWIALVALVAIGLGLIVPRFEQLLERPFARIPQKHIKTRGSGFGLGLALGVLYVPCAGPVLTAIILAGATSQIGLNTVVLTCSFAVGAALPLLFLALAGREAAERLTAFRRRQREIRVTAGIVTILLAVALVFNLPAVLQRAIPDYTHALQDKIGGDERIRQSLNLGGLVTDQNAQLSNCTNGAARLEDCGPAPDIRGTTGWLNTPGNAPLDLRSLRGKVVLVDFWAYSCINCQRAVPHVVGWYRAYRDTGFEVIGVHTPEYAFEKIPENVAVGAADLGITYPIALDNNYSTWTNYRNAYWPAEYLIDANGIVRHIDFGEGDYDGTENLIRQLLVDAGSGARRGAALPPPVGAADTTPARQLTPETYFGVGKMVNFAGGADYEAGSATFSFPPTLPPDTFALKGPWSLDYEGATADGGDCRIELNYLAQNVYLVIGGTGTITVTRDGKPTTLPISGAPTSHQIVAGDRVARATIEVHPSKGLQIYSFTYG; encoded by the coding sequence ATGGTCACGCTCGCACTCGTCGGCTTCATCGGCGGCCTGATCACCGGGATATCCCCGTGCATCCTGCCGGTGCTGCCGGTGATCTTCTTCTCCGGCGCCCGGGCCGGCCGGCAGGACACCCCGGCGGCGGACCCGAGCGCGCAGACCTCCCGTCCTTATCGGGTGATCGCCGGCTTGGTAGTGAGCTTCAGCGCGGTGACCCTCGCCGGTTCGGCACTGCTCTCGCTGTTGCACCTGCGCCAGGACACGCTGCGATGGATCGCGTTGGTCGCGCTGGTGGCCATCGGACTGGGATTGATCGTTCCGAGGTTCGAGCAGCTGCTGGAGCGGCCGTTTGCCCGCATCCCGCAAAAACACATCAAGACCCGCGGCAGCGGGTTCGGCCTCGGCCTGGCGCTGGGGGTCCTCTACGTTCCCTGCGCGGGGCCGGTGCTCACCGCGATCATCCTGGCCGGGGCCACCTCGCAAATCGGTCTCAACACCGTGGTGCTCACGTGCTCATTCGCCGTCGGCGCCGCGTTGCCGTTGCTGTTCCTCGCGCTGGCCGGTCGGGAGGCCGCCGAGCGGTTGACCGCGTTTCGCCGTCGCCAGCGCGAGATTCGGGTCACCGCAGGCATCGTGACGATTCTGCTGGCGGTGGCGTTGGTGTTCAACCTGCCCGCGGTGCTGCAACGGGCCATCCCCGACTACACCCACGCATTGCAGGACAAGATCGGCGGCGATGAACGGATCCGGCAAAGCCTCAATCTCGGCGGCCTCGTCACCGACCAGAACGCCCAGCTATCCAACTGCACCAATGGCGCCGCACGGCTGGAGGACTGCGGACCCGCACCCGATATCAGGGGCACCACCGGCTGGCTCAACACACCGGGAAACGCACCGCTTGATCTGAGATCGCTGCGGGGCAAGGTGGTGTTGGTCGACTTCTGGGCGTATTCCTGCATCAATTGCCAACGCGCCGTTCCCCACGTCGTTGGCTGGTATCGGGCCTATCGGGATACCGGCTTCGAAGTGATTGGCGTTCACACCCCCGAATACGCCTTCGAAAAAATCCCGGAAAACGTGGCGGTCGGCGCCGCCGATCTGGGCATCACGTATCCGATTGCGCTGGACAACAACTATTCCACCTGGACGAATTACCGCAACGCGTACTGGCCCGCCGAGTACCTAATCGACGCCAATGGCATTGTGCGCCATATCGACTTCGGCGAGGGTGACTACGACGGCACGGAAAACCTGATCAGGCAGTTGCTCGTCGACGCCGGTTCGGGTGCCCGTCGCGGTGCCGCGTTGCCGCCACCGGTGGGCGCCGCCGACACCACGCCCGCACGACAGCTAACCCCCGAGACGTACTTTGGTGTCGGCAAGATGGTCAACTTCGCCGGCGGGGCGGACTACGAGGCAGGTTCGGCGACGTTCAGCTTTCCGCCAACACTGCCACCGGACACCTTCGCCCTGAAAGGTCCGTGGTCACTGGACTACGAAGGCGCCACCGCGGACGGCGGCGACTGCCGTATCGAACTCAACTACCTCGCCCAGAACGTGTATCTGGTGATCGGCGGCACCGGGACGATCACCGTGACGCGGGACGGCAAGCCGACGACACTGCCGATCAGCGGCGCACCCACATCGCACCAAATCGTGGCGGGTGACCGGGTGGCGCGCGCCACGATCGAGGTGCACCCCAGCAAAGGGTTGCAGATCTATTCGTTCACCTATGGTTAG
- the dxr gene encoding 1-deoxy-D-xylulose-5-phosphate reductoisomerase, translating to MTYPTDGHTDGRLRVLVLGSTGSIGRQALELIASNPDRFEVVGLAAGGANLDTLLRQRAETGVANIAIADERAAQLAGDIPFHGDDAVTRLVEETEADVVLNALVGALGLRPTLAALNSGARLALANKESLVAGGPLVLRAARPGQIVPVDSEHSALAQCLRGGTPDEVAKLVLTASGGPFRGWSAADLERVTAEQAGAHPTWSMGPMNTLNSASLVNKGLELIETHLLFGIPYERIEVVVHPQSIVHSMVTFIDGSTIAQASPPDMKLPISLALGWPRRVPGAATCCDFRQAQTWEFEPLDSDVFPAVELARRAGEAGGCLTAVYNAANEEAAAAFFAGRIGFPAIVGTVAEVLHVADQWGAPPATVDDVLDAQRWARERAQRAITAASSAKVSGMA from the coding sequence GTGACTTACCCGACCGACGGGCACACCGACGGCCGTCTGCGCGTATTGGTGCTGGGCAGCACCGGTTCCATCGGTAGGCAGGCGCTGGAGCTCATCGCCAGCAATCCGGACCGCTTCGAGGTGGTCGGCCTGGCTGCCGGGGGCGCGAACCTTGACACGTTGCTGCGGCAACGCGCCGAGACCGGGGTGGCCAATATCGCGATCGCTGACGAGCGGGCGGCGCAGCTGGCTGGCGATATCCCATTTCACGGCGACGATGCCGTTACCCGGCTTGTGGAGGAGACCGAAGCCGACGTCGTCCTCAACGCGCTGGTGGGCGCGTTGGGTCTGCGACCGACGCTGGCCGCGCTGAACTCGGGTGCCCGGCTGGCCCTGGCGAACAAGGAATCACTGGTCGCCGGTGGTCCGCTGGTGTTGCGGGCCGCGCGGCCCGGCCAGATCGTCCCGGTGGACTCCGAGCATTCCGCGCTGGCCCAGTGTCTGCGTGGCGGTACCCCCGACGAGGTCGCCAAGTTGGTGTTGACCGCCTCCGGGGGACCATTCCGCGGCTGGTCGGCCGCCGATCTTGAGCGGGTGACCGCCGAGCAGGCGGGCGCGCATCCGACCTGGTCGATGGGTCCGATGAACACGCTGAACTCGGCGTCGCTGGTCAACAAGGGGCTTGAACTCATCGAGACGCACCTGTTGTTCGGCATCCCTTATGAGCGCATCGAGGTCGTGGTGCATCCGCAGTCGATTGTTCATTCGATGGTCACCTTTATCGACGGCTCGACCATCGCCCAGGCCAGTCCGCCGGACATGAAGCTGCCCATTTCGTTGGCGCTGGGTTGGCCACGGCGGGTACCCGGCGCGGCCACCTGCTGCGACTTCCGCCAGGCCCAGACATGGGAGTTCGAACCGTTGGACTCCGACGTTTTCCCGGCGGTGGAGCTGGCCCGGCGTGCCGGCGAAGCCGGCGGCTGTCTGACCGCCGTCTACAACGCCGCCAACGAAGAAGCCGCGGCGGCGTTCTTCGCCGGCCGGATCGGCTTTCCCGCCATCGTGGGAACCGTCGCCGAGGTGTTGCACGTCGCCGACCAATGGGGCGCGCCACCCGCTACCGTGGATGATGTACTCGACGCGCAACGCTGGGCGCGAGAGCGGGCCCAGCGCGCGATCACAGCGGCAAGCTCAGCAAAGGTTTCCGGAATGGCGTGA
- a CDS encoding M50 family metallopeptidase produces MMFVIGIVLFALAILISVALHECGHMWAARATGMKVRRYFVGFGPTLWSTRRGETEYGVKAIPAGGFCDIAGMTPVEDLEPDELDRAMYKQATWKRVAVLFAGPGMNFVICLVLIYAIAVVWGLPNLHPPTQAVIGETGCVAPEIAQGKLAECTGPGPAALAGLRSGDVVVKVGDTPVSTFDEMAAAIRKLHGTVPIVVERDGRKVTANVAIESTRRWVPNAQGSQLEPATVGAIGVAAAQLGPTHYGVFSALPATFAFAGDLTVEVGKALVTIPTKVGALVHAIGGGQRDPQTPISVVGASIIGGDTVDHGLWVAFWFFLAQLNLILGAINLLPLLPFDGGHIAVAVFEKIRNMIRSARGLVAAAPVNYLKLMPATYIVLVFVIGYMLLTVTADLVNPIRLFQ; encoded by the coding sequence ATGATGTTCGTTATCGGCATTGTGTTGTTCGCACTTGCCATTCTGATCTCGGTGGCGCTGCACGAGTGCGGCCACATGTGGGCGGCGCGCGCCACCGGAATGAAGGTGCGCCGCTATTTTGTGGGCTTCGGTCCCACGCTGTGGTCGACTCGCCGCGGTGAAACCGAGTACGGCGTCAAGGCCATTCCTGCCGGTGGGTTTTGCGACATCGCCGGGATGACTCCGGTCGAAGACCTCGAGCCCGACGAACTTGACCGCGCCATGTACAAGCAGGCGACCTGGAAACGGGTCGCGGTGCTATTCGCCGGGCCCGGCATGAACTTCGTCATCTGCCTGGTGCTGATCTATGCCATCGCGGTGGTTTGGGGACTGCCGAACCTGCACCCGCCCACTCAGGCGGTGATTGGCGAAACGGGCTGTGTCGCACCGGAAATCGCGCAGGGCAAGCTTGCAGAGTGCACGGGACCCGGGCCTGCCGCGCTTGCCGGACTTCGGTCTGGTGATGTCGTGGTCAAGGTAGGTGACACCCCGGTGTCGACGTTCGACGAGATGGCCGCGGCGATACGCAAGTTGCACGGTACTGTTCCGATCGTCGTCGAGCGGGACGGCAGGAAGGTCACGGCCAACGTGGCCATCGAGTCCACCCGGCGGTGGGTTCCCAACGCGCAGGGTAGCCAGCTTGAGCCCGCTACCGTTGGTGCCATCGGTGTGGCTGCGGCACAGTTGGGGCCCACGCACTACGGTGTGTTTTCCGCGCTGCCCGCGACGTTCGCCTTCGCCGGCGATCTGACGGTTGAGGTGGGCAAGGCGCTGGTTACCATCCCCACCAAGGTCGGTGCACTGGTGCACGCCATCGGCGGCGGACAACGTGATCCGCAAACGCCGATCAGTGTGGTCGGTGCCAGCATCATCGGCGGCGACACCGTCGATCACGGGCTGTGGGTGGCGTTCTGGTTCTTCCTTGCGCAACTGAATCTCATACTCGGCGCGATTAACCTGCTGCCCCTGCTGCCTTTCGACGGCGGACATATCGCCGTCGCGGTATTCGAGAAGATCCGCAACATGATCCGTTCGGCCCGCGGCTTGGTGGCCGCGGCACCGGTGAACTACCTCAAGCTGATGCCGGCCACCTATATCGTTTTGGTGTTCGTCATCGGATACATGCTGTTGACCGTCACCGCTGACCTGGTCAATCCGATCAGGCTGTTCCAGTAA
- the ispG gene encoding flavodoxin-dependent (E)-4-hydroxy-3-methylbut-2-enyl-diphosphate synthase: MTIGLGMPQPPAPTLSPRRSTRQLMVRDVGVGSDHPISVQSMCTTKTHDVNSTLQQIAELTAAGCDIVRVACPRQEDADALGEIARHSQIPVIADIHFQPKYIFAAIDAGCAAVRVNPGNIKEFDGRVGEVAKAAAAAGIPIRIGVNAGSLDKRFLQKYGKATPEALVESALWEASLFEEHGFGDIKISVKHNDPVIMVSAYEQLASQCDYPLHLGVTEAGPAFQGTIKSAVAFGALLSRGIGDTIRVSLSAPPVEEVKVGNQILESLNLRPRSLEIVSCPSCGRAQVDVYTLANEVTAGLDGLEVPLRVAVMGCVVNGPGEAREADLGVASGNGKGQIFVRGEVIKTVPEAQIVETLIEEALRLASEMGSQEGEHDPGTTSSGSPIVTVS; the protein is encoded by the coding sequence GTGACCATTGGCCTGGGCATGCCGCAGCCTCCGGCGCCCACGCTTTCCCCGCGGCGCAGTACGCGTCAATTGATGGTCCGCGATGTCGGGGTCGGTAGTGACCATCCGATCTCGGTGCAATCGATGTGTACCACCAAGACGCATGACGTCAACTCGACGTTGCAGCAGATCGCCGAGTTGACGGCCGCGGGCTGCGACATCGTCCGAGTAGCATGCCCTCGCCAGGAGGATGCCGATGCGTTGGGCGAGATCGCCCGGCACAGCCAAATTCCGGTGATCGCCGACATCCATTTCCAGCCGAAGTACATCTTCGCGGCGATCGACGCCGGGTGTGCCGCGGTGCGGGTGAACCCCGGCAACATCAAGGAGTTCGACGGGCGGGTGGGCGAGGTCGCCAAGGCGGCCGCTGCCGCCGGCATCCCCATCCGCATCGGCGTCAATGCCGGGTCGCTGGACAAGCGGTTCCTGCAAAAGTACGGCAAGGCCACGCCCGAGGCGCTGGTCGAGTCGGCGTTGTGGGAGGCCTCGCTGTTCGAGGAGCATGGCTTCGGCGACATCAAGATCAGCGTCAAGCACAACGACCCGGTGATCATGGTGAGCGCCTACGAGCAGCTGGCGTCGCAGTGCGACTATCCCCTGCACCTCGGGGTCACCGAGGCCGGCCCCGCTTTCCAGGGCACCATCAAGTCCGCGGTCGCCTTCGGCGCGCTGTTGTCCAGGGGCATCGGTGACACGATTCGGGTGTCCTTGTCGGCCCCTCCGGTCGAGGAAGTCAAGGTCGGCAACCAAATCCTGGAATCGCTGAACCTGCGGCCGCGGTCGCTCGAGATCGTGTCCTGCCCGTCGTGCGGTCGCGCCCAGGTCGATGTCTACACGCTGGCCAATGAGGTGACCGCCGGCCTGGATGGCCTCGAGGTGCCGTTGCGGGTGGCGGTGATGGGTTGTGTGGTCAACGGCCCAGGGGAAGCGCGGGAGGCCGATTTGGGCGTTGCCTCCGGTAATGGAAAAGGCCAGATCTTTGTCCGGGGTGAAGTGATCAAGACCGTGCCCGAGGCGCAGATCGTCGAGACGTTGATCGAGGAGGCATTGCGGCTGGCCTCCGAGATGGGCTCGCAAGAGGGCGAGCATGATCCGGGCACGACATCGAGCGGTTCGCCTATTGTGACCGTAAGCTAA
- a CDS encoding GNAT family N-acetyltransferase, translating to MSAPPILRLVGERRVSVVRDAAALWRVLGENPIESCMVAARVADYGIEPNSIGGELWTRRGVDESLCFAGANLIPLRGALVDLNAFADEVKSSARRCSSLVGRADLVLPMWQRLESVWGPARDVRDHQPLMAINSHPSCAMDPGVRQVRPEELDAYLVAAVDMFIGEVGIDPRLGDGGRGYRRRVASLIAAGRAWARFEHGEVVFKAEVGSQSPAVGQIQGVWVHPERRGLGLGTAGTATLAAVIVGTGRIASLYVNSFNAVARAAYARVGFKEVGTFATVFLD from the coding sequence ATGTCGGCTCCGCCCATCTTGCGCCTTGTCGGCGAGCGACGGGTGTCAGTGGTGCGTGATGCAGCCGCGTTGTGGCGGGTACTCGGGGAGAACCCCATCGAATCGTGCATGGTTGCTGCGCGAGTGGCGGACTATGGCATCGAACCCAATTCGATCGGTGGTGAACTGTGGACCCGCCGCGGCGTGGACGAATCGCTGTGCTTTGCCGGTGCCAATCTCATCCCGTTGCGTGGCGCACTTGTCGATCTCAATGCGTTTGCCGACGAGGTCAAGAGCTCCGCCCGGCGATGTTCATCGCTGGTCGGCAGGGCCGATCTGGTGCTGCCGATGTGGCAGCGCCTCGAGTCCGTCTGGGGTCCCGCGCGTGACGTGCGGGACCACCAACCGCTGATGGCGATCAACTCCCACCCCAGCTGCGCCATGGACCCCGGCGTCCGTCAAGTCCGTCCCGAAGAGCTGGATGCCTATTTGGTGGCCGCTGTGGACATGTTCATCGGTGAGGTTGGCATCGACCCGCGCCTTGGCGACGGTGGCCGTGGCTATCGACGCCGGGTGGCCAGCCTCATCGCGGCCGGTCGGGCATGGGCGCGTTTCGAGCATGGCGAAGTGGTCTTCAAGGCCGAGGTGGGTTCGCAATCCCCGGCCGTCGGGCAGATCCAGGGGGTCTGGGTTCATCCGGAGCGGCGTGGCCTGGGCTTGGGCACCGCGGGCACCGCGACCCTTGCCGCGGTGATCGTCGGAACCGGGCGCATCGCCAGCCTGTACGTGAACAGCTTCAACGCGGTGGCCCGCGCCGCCTACGCACGCGTTGGTTTCAAGGAGGTTGGCACCTTCGCGACCGTGTTCCTCGATTGA